Proteins from a genomic interval of Rosa chinensis cultivar Old Blush chromosome 2, RchiOBHm-V2, whole genome shotgun sequence:
- the LOC121051129 gene encoding uncharacterized protein LOC121051129, producing the protein MVENFLTGGEFLGEFMNLEENFFQYFQEDEEHTTFPKLPVPTTSTSFDDFTLHLVEQHRETLEETTQNGFRPWKWKSPLNPIPKRKNAGDPLRNGGYKRKITKSNYHEKYSVRNQLQHILANLGPECPFFLKSMIHCNVVHGFSLAQLLTGTFTDPPE; encoded by the exons ATGGTGGAGAATTTCTTGACTGGAGGAGAATTTCTTGGGGAATTCATGAATTTGGAGGAGAATTTCTTCCAGTATTTCCAGGAAGATGAAGAGCACACGACCTTCCCCAAGCTCCCTGTCCCTACTACTTCAACTTCATTTGACGATTTCACCCTTCATctg GTGGAGCAGCACAGAGAGACATTGGAGGAGACCACCCAAAATGGGTTCAGGCCTTGGAAGTGGAAAAGTCCATTGAATCCAATTCCCAAGAGA AAAAATGCTGGGGATCCACTGAGGAATGGAGG CTATAAGCGTAAGATCACGAAGTCCAACTATCATGAAAAATATTCTGTCAGAAACCAACTGCAACATATCCTGGCAAATCTAGGACCTGAATGTCCCTTCTTTTTGAAGTCTATGATACATTGTAATGTTGTCCATGGCTTTAGTTTG GCACAACTTCTTACAGGTACATTCACTGATCCACCGGAGTAG